One Halobacterium sp. DL1 DNA window includes the following coding sequences:
- a CDS encoding endonuclease, which yields MRTVTDPDPETAAAFVADASSDGLAVSLVGRCATTFEGRAERALPAGVRQLLYKPDDTVLVHGASGRDPVAWSSGGGVTASVVDDALELHCGEADGADTLTVRFQSVRHAAAFAPTSVAGDVSGTEADLKERVLSNPDLVEAGFRPLATERETPAGPVDVYGRDANGAVVAVELKARQAGPSAASQLERYVTALRRDLHADAEVRGVLVAPEVTEKTRRLLAESGLDFSPVE from the coding sequence GTGCGAACCGTCACCGACCCCGACCCGGAGACCGCCGCGGCGTTCGTCGCCGACGCCAGCAGCGACGGGCTCGCGGTCTCGCTGGTCGGGCGCTGTGCCACGACGTTCGAGGGGCGGGCGGAGCGGGCGCTGCCGGCTGGCGTCCGGCAGCTGCTGTACAAGCCCGACGACACGGTCCTCGTCCACGGCGCGTCGGGCCGCGACCCCGTCGCGTGGTCGTCGGGCGGCGGCGTGACCGCGAGCGTTGTCGACGACGCCCTCGAACTCCACTGCGGCGAGGCCGACGGCGCGGACACGCTGACGGTGCGCTTCCAGTCCGTCCGGCACGCCGCGGCGTTCGCCCCGACGAGCGTAGCGGGCGACGTCTCCGGCACGGAGGCCGACCTCAAGGAGCGCGTGCTGTCGAACCCGGACCTCGTCGAGGCGGGGTTCCGGCCGCTCGCCACGGAGCGCGAGACGCCCGCGGGCCCCGTCGACGTCTACGGCCGCGACGCGAACGGCGCGGTGGTCGCCGTCGAACTGAAGGCGCGGCAGGCCGGTCCGTCGGCGGCCTCCCAGCTGGAGCGGTACGTGACGGCGCTCCGCCGGGACCTCCACGCCGACGCCGAGGTGCGTGGCGTCCTGGTCGCGCCCGAGGTCACGGAGAAGACCCGCCGCCTGCTCGCGGAGAGCGGGCTCGACTTCTCGCCCGTCGAGTAG
- a CDS encoding DNA mismatch repair protein MutS, with translation MDAALGPPDQMAESEGDLTPMMSQYFELTRRYEDALVLFQVGDFYELFCDAAEAAARICEITLTAREDSTGRYPMAGVPIDNAEPYIDDLLDAGYRVAVADQVEDPEEVTGVVDRAVTRIVTPGTLTEDELLAGDDNNFVAALSQSESGRFGLALLDVSTGDFYATSLPEAARVRDELGRFAPAELVAGPAVDAGRFDGDTFLAEYDDAAFDLDAATERVASYFGSADALAADAEVRACGALLAYAEYTRGGEGHQRLDYLNHLTRYDPREYLQLDAVALRSLEVFEQRSVHGAEGTALVDVLDETACALGRRALTDWLRRPLTDREAIEARHDAVGELVADPMTREELHEHLRDVYDIERLVSRVSRGRANARDLRSLKATLDVVPEVRSLLADADCGKLRELRAELDDLPEIRNLLDRAIVPDPPQELTEGGVVRDGYDETLDGLRETERSGKQWIDDLEAEERERTGVDSLKVGHNAVHGYYIEVTHANSEAVPEQYQRRQTLKNAERYVTPELKEREDDIVRAEQRAQDLEYELFTEVRDRVAREAERMQAVAAALAALDALASFASVAAAHDYARPTMGGDGIRVEGGRHPVVERTESGFVPNDSRLTPDERVAVVTGPNMSGKSTYMRQVALVVLLAQAGSFVPAANARLRLVDRIFTRVGASDDIAGGRSTFMVEMTELASILRAATEDSLVLLDEVGRGTSTTDGLAIARAVTEYVHDELGATTLFATHHHELTADAERLADAVNLHFGATRTDEGVTFQHEVREGAATASYGVEVARTAGVPDEVVERARTFLDESVVAADAGERTRDGSADEGADESTGTDAGLAAKLRDVNVAELTPIEALNVLNELRRDLE, from the coding sequence ATGGACGCGGCGCTGGGGCCACCCGACCAGATGGCCGAGAGCGAGGGCGACCTCACGCCGATGATGAGCCAGTACTTCGAGCTCACGCGGCGCTACGAGGACGCGCTCGTACTCTTTCAGGTGGGCGACTTCTACGAACTGTTCTGCGACGCCGCCGAGGCGGCCGCCCGCATCTGCGAGATCACGCTGACTGCTCGCGAGGACTCGACGGGCCGCTACCCGATGGCGGGCGTCCCCATCGACAACGCCGAACCGTACATCGACGACCTGCTCGACGCGGGCTACCGGGTCGCCGTCGCCGACCAGGTAGAGGACCCCGAGGAGGTGACTGGCGTCGTCGATCGGGCCGTCACACGCATCGTGACCCCGGGGACGCTCACGGAGGACGAACTGCTCGCGGGCGACGACAACAACTTCGTCGCGGCGCTGTCCCAGTCCGAGAGCGGCCGCTTCGGCCTCGCGCTGCTCGACGTCTCAACGGGCGACTTCTACGCCACGAGTCTCCCCGAGGCGGCCAGGGTGCGTGACGAACTGGGGCGGTTCGCGCCCGCCGAGCTCGTCGCCGGTCCGGCCGTCGACGCGGGCCGCTTCGACGGCGACACCTTCCTCGCGGAGTACGACGACGCGGCGTTCGACCTCGACGCGGCCACGGAACGCGTGGCGTCGTACTTCGGGAGCGCGGACGCCCTCGCCGCCGACGCGGAGGTGCGGGCCTGCGGCGCGCTGCTCGCGTACGCCGAGTACACGCGCGGGGGCGAGGGGCACCAGCGACTCGACTACCTCAACCACCTCACGCGCTACGACCCCCGGGAGTACCTCCAGCTGGATGCCGTGGCGCTGCGCAGCCTCGAGGTGTTCGAACAGCGCAGCGTCCACGGCGCCGAGGGCACCGCGCTCGTGGACGTACTCGACGAGACCGCCTGTGCGCTCGGGCGGCGCGCGCTGACCGACTGGCTCCGCCGCCCGCTCACCGACCGCGAGGCCATCGAGGCGCGCCACGACGCCGTCGGTGAACTCGTCGCCGACCCGATGACCCGCGAGGAACTCCACGAACACCTCCGGGACGTCTACGACATCGAGCGCCTCGTCTCGCGGGTGTCCCGGGGCCGGGCGAACGCCCGCGACCTGCGCTCGCTGAAGGCCACCCTCGACGTGGTGCCGGAGGTGCGCTCGCTGCTCGCGGACGCCGACTGCGGGAAACTCCGGGAGTTGCGCGCCGAACTCGACGATCTGCCGGAGATTCGGAACCTGCTCGACCGCGCCATCGTGCCGGACCCGCCACAGGAACTCACCGAGGGCGGGGTCGTCCGGGACGGCTACGACGAGACCCTCGACGGCCTCCGGGAGACAGAGCGCTCGGGCAAGCAGTGGATCGACGACCTGGAGGCCGAGGAGCGCGAGCGCACGGGCGTGGATTCGCTGAAGGTCGGGCACAACGCGGTCCACGGCTACTACATCGAGGTGACGCACGCGAACAGCGAGGCGGTGCCCGAGCAGTACCAGCGCCGACAGACCCTGAAGAACGCCGAGCGCTACGTCACGCCGGAGTTGAAGGAACGCGAGGACGACATCGTGCGCGCCGAGCAACGCGCCCAGGACCTCGAGTACGAGCTGTTCACCGAGGTCCGTGACAGGGTCGCCCGCGAGGCCGAGCGGATGCAGGCGGTGGCGGCGGCGCTCGCAGCGCTGGACGCCCTCGCATCCTTCGCGTCGGTCGCCGCGGCCCACGACTACGCGCGCCCCACGATGGGCGGCGACGGCATCCGCGTCGAGGGCGGGCGCCACCCCGTCGTCGAGCGGACGGAGTCGGGCTTCGTGCCCAACGACAGCCGACTCACGCCCGACGAGCGCGTCGCGGTGGTCACGGGGCCGAATATGAGCGGGAAGTCGACGTACATGCGCCAGGTCGCGCTTGTCGTCCTGCTGGCGCAGGCCGGCAGTTTCGTGCCCGCCGCCAACGCCCGACTCCGGCTCGTCGACCGCATCTTCACGCGGGTCGGCGCGAGCGACGACATCGCTGGCGGGCGCTCGACGTTCATGGTCGAGATGACGGAGCTCGCGTCCATCCTCCGGGCGGCCACGGAGGACTCACTCGTGCTGCTCGACGAGGTGGGCCGCGGCACGTCGACGACGGACGGTCTCGCCATCGCGCGCGCCGTCACGGAGTACGTCCACGACGAACTCGGCGCGACGACGCTGTTCGCCACCCACCACCACGAACTCACCGCGGACGCCGAGCGCCTCGCCGACGCCGTCAACCTCCACTTCGGGGCGACGCGCACCGACGAGGGCGTGACCTTCCAGCACGAGGTCCGGGAGGGCGCGGCGACCGCCTCCTACGGCGTCGAAGTCGCGCGGACCGCGGGGGTCCCCGACGAGGTGGTCGAGCGCGCCCGCACGTTCCTCGACGAGTCCGTCGTCGCGGCGGACGCTGGCGAACGGACACGCGACGGGAGCGCGGACGAGGGAGCGGACGAGAGCACCGGCACGGACGCCGGCCTGGCGGCGAAACTCCGGGACGTGAACGTCGCGGAACTGACGCCGATCGAGGCGCTGAACGTGCTCAACGAGCTCCGGCGCGACCTGGAGTAG
- a CDS encoding aldehyde dehydrogenase: MSSQHRNFIDGDWVESNSGETFENRNPADTKEVIGEYQQSTAEDAEAAIEAANEAADEWAAMPGPERGRILRKAGEILADRKEELTQTLSHEVGKTTSEAGGEVQRSIDIYAYYAAKASDFGGTVKESSSPTTHLYSQSEPVGVAGLITPWNFPIAIASWKMAPALAAGNTVVLKPASLAPGIIRELVEALEDAGIPDGVVNFVTGPGRSVGATVSSSPDVDAVSFTGSHSVGEKVRKQAVDDGKRVQLEMGGKNPTVVMPSADVDEAVDIVAGGCFGVTGEACTATSKAIVHEDVYEEFVEKMVDHVESIEVGPGLEDYDMGPHISESELDSTLDYVEIGQQEGATLETGGNRVTGDGYDDGYFVEPAVFSDVTNDMRIAQEEIFGPVLAIIPVSGFEDALKQANDVRYGLAAGLVTQDLTEAHEFANRAEAGIVKINEKTTGLELHVPFGGFKDSSSETYREQGDAGLDFYSISRTVYMNY, encoded by the coding sequence ATGTCGAGCCAGCACCGCAATTTCATCGACGGGGATTGGGTAGAATCCAACTCCGGCGAGACGTTCGAGAACAGGAACCCGGCGGACACCAAGGAAGTCATCGGCGAATACCAGCAGTCGACAGCCGAGGACGCGGAGGCGGCCATCGAAGCCGCGAACGAAGCCGCAGACGAGTGGGCGGCGATGCCCGGGCCGGAGCGCGGCCGCATCCTCCGGAAGGCGGGCGAGATCCTCGCAGACCGAAAGGAGGAACTCACGCAGACGCTCTCCCACGAGGTCGGGAAAACCACGTCGGAGGCGGGAGGTGAGGTCCAGCGCTCGATCGACATCTACGCGTACTATGCAGCCAAGGCGAGTGACTTCGGGGGGACCGTCAAGGAGTCCTCGAGCCCGACTACCCACCTCTACTCCCAGAGCGAGCCGGTGGGCGTCGCCGGCCTCATCACGCCGTGGAACTTCCCGATCGCCATCGCGTCGTGGAAGATGGCGCCGGCGCTCGCGGCGGGGAACACCGTCGTCCTCAAACCCGCGTCGCTCGCACCGGGAATCATCCGCGAGCTCGTGGAGGCACTGGAGGACGCGGGAATCCCTGACGGAGTCGTGAACTTCGTCACCGGGCCCGGGAGGAGTGTCGGGGCCACCGTCTCCTCCAGTCCGGACGTGGACGCGGTCTCGTTCACGGGTAGCCACTCGGTCGGTGAGAAGGTCCGCAAGCAGGCGGTCGACGACGGGAAGCGTGTGCAACTGGAGATGGGCGGGAAGAATCCGACCGTCGTGATGCCTAGCGCCGACGTGGACGAAGCCGTGGACATCGTCGCGGGCGGCTGCTTCGGCGTCACCGGCGAGGCGTGTACGGCGACCTCCAAGGCGATCGTCCACGAGGACGTCTACGAGGAGTTCGTCGAGAAGATGGTCGACCACGTCGAGAGCATCGAGGTCGGTCCGGGGCTCGAGGACTACGACATGGGTCCGCACATCAGCGAGTCGGAGCTCGACTCGACCCTCGACTACGTCGAGATCGGCCAACAAGAGGGCGCGACGCTCGAGACCGGCGGGAACCGCGTCACAGGCGACGGTTACGACGACGGGTACTTCGTCGAACCGGCCGTCTTCTCCGACGTCACGAACGATATGCGCATCGCGCAGGAGGAGATCTTCGGGCCGGTGCTCGCCATCATCCCGGTGTCGGGCTTCGAGGACGCGCTGAAGCAGGCCAACGACGTCCGGTACGGACTCGCGGCGGGGCTCGTCACCCAGGACCTCACGGAGGCCCACGAGTTCGCGAACCGCGCCGAAGCCGGCATCGTGAAGATCAACGAGAAGACGACCGGGCTGGAACTCCACGTCCCGTTCGGGGGGTTCAAGGACTCCTCGAGCGAGACCTACCGGGAGCAGGGCGACGCGGGCCTGGACTTCTACTCGATCAGCCGCACGGTCTACATGAACTACTGA
- a CDS encoding glyoxalase has protein sequence MELIHTAFRVTDLDRSKEFYLDGLGFEEKWGFEEDGVEHVYLGPETGSDIHIFEDPSNDEPVAGGGSDTIHTDHSVCLLVEEDLHGVFEELVERTDCHVILPPKTTPFETHRNVITFVEDPDGHAIELIERLEGPPPE, from the coding sequence ATGGAGTTGATCCACACGGCGTTCAGAGTGACGGATCTGGACCGTTCGAAGGAGTTCTACCTGGACGGACTCGGGTTCGAGGAGAAGTGGGGGTTCGAGGAGGACGGCGTGGAGCACGTCTACCTCGGGCCCGAGACTGGCTCCGACATCCACATCTTCGAGGACCCCTCGAACGACGAACCCGTGGCAGGCGGCGGCAGTGACACCATCCACACCGACCACTCGGTCTGCTTGCTGGTCGAGGAAGACCTGCACGGTGTCTTCGAGGAACTCGTCGAACGGACCGACTGTCACGTGATTCTGCCCCCGAAGACGACGCCGTTCGAGACACACCGGAACGTCATCACGTTCGTCGAGGACCCGGACGGGCACGCCATCGAACTCATCGAACGGCTCGAGGGGCCGCCACCGGAGTGA
- a CDS encoding glycosyl hydrolase: MSRVARAPLSELVDRVADYSLAHHDDQPFLGMDVADHDWEKGVLVNGLLACGVRVADAKHHVERSIETQTGEGQFAYGSLHTKHLDWDVDWGEQDRLGYTSIADPLIPGHGVLEFYDRTGDDYYLDAARKQYEFLQRVERVAGVGIPQRREAQELWVDMLYMAAPFLARYGVLADDPDAVDDAVAQFHACRDRLRDPETGLYRHNWAAEPDSFVQSTFWARGNGWVLAALADVLAVLPADHAAREDLVEQFEALAAAMRPYQDASGFWHNIVDDRTSWLETSGTLMATYAFGRGVDLGVLDPETYVPPARQAMEVCEGVVDSRGRVRRVAKVPGGPKAPAGVTLHGQGWFLLAAAAAP; encoded by the coding sequence GTGAGCCGAGTGGCTCGCGCACCACTGTCCGAACTGGTCGACCGCGTCGCCGACTACTCGCTCGCCCACCACGACGACCAGCCGTTCCTCGGCATGGACGTAGCGGACCACGACTGGGAGAAGGGGGTGCTCGTGAACGGCCTACTCGCGTGTGGGGTACGCGTTGCGGATGCGAAACACCACGTCGAGCGATCCATCGAGACCCAGACGGGCGAGGGACAGTTCGCGTATGGGTCGCTCCACACGAAACACCTCGACTGGGACGTCGACTGGGGTGAACAGGACCGCCTCGGGTACACGTCCATCGCGGACCCGCTCATCCCGGGGCACGGGGTCCTCGAGTTCTACGATCGCACGGGTGACGACTACTACCTCGACGCCGCGCGCAAGCAGTACGAGTTCCTCCAGCGGGTCGAACGCGTAGCTGGGGTCGGCATCCCGCAGCGCCGGGAAGCTCAGGAGCTGTGGGTGGACATGCTGTACATGGCCGCCCCGTTCCTCGCGCGCTACGGCGTGCTCGCGGACGACCCCGATGCCGTCGACGACGCGGTCGCGCAGTTCCACGCGTGCCGGGACCGCCTCCGTGACCCGGAGACCGGACTCTACCGGCACAACTGGGCAGCAGAGCCCGACAGCTTCGTGCAGAGCACGTTCTGGGCTCGCGGAAACGGCTGGGTGCTGGCCGCGCTCGCGGACGTTCTCGCAGTGCTCCCGGCCGACCACGCCGCCCGCGAGGACCTCGTCGAGCAGTTCGAAGCCCTCGCGGCCGCGATGCGGCCCTACCAGGACGCCAGCGGCTTCTGGCACAACATCGTCGACGACCGGACGTCGTGGCTGGAGACGTCCGGTACGCTGATGGCCACGTACGCCTTCGGACGCGGAGTCGACTTAGGTGTCCTCGACCCGGAGACGTACGTCCCACCGGCGCGGCAGGCGATGGAGGTGTGTGAGGGCGTCGTAGACAGCCGGGGTCGGGTCCGTCGGGTGGCGAAAGTTCCAGGTGGGCCGAAGGCGCCCGCCGGTGTCACGCTCCACGGGCAGGGGTGGTTCCTGCTGGCCGCGGCGGCGGCCCCCTGA
- a CDS encoding L-carnitine dehydratase has translation MPAPLEDVTIADFSQMQQGGWATQKLGDMGADVIKIEPAGGELVRTAPIEGELLEDVSPYFLAMNRNKRSITLDLKSDEGRQVAEEIIGEADALVENFRPGVMEKFGLGYEDVRDVNENIVYVSASGFGADGPYAERPGQDILAQAMSGLVQNTGRKQDPPTPAGSFICDAHSANTIALHTVVALFQREMTGQGQKIETNLLNAGIDFQTQEITSAVNMDVEAERSESGIGHVYSGAPYGVYETADGHVALSFANLPSIADELGVEPLCDYSDGREVYEHRDEVKEQLEAETRSVPTDELMDRLLDAGAWIAEVNDYQDAADHPQVRHNDMIIELEYPGVGTFETTGVPVSMSNADVEFSDPPVPGEQTEEVLAELGYDDDEIADLEENGVTASEGGTRTQ, from the coding sequence ATGCCAGCACCACTCGAAGACGTGACTATCGCCGACTTCAGCCAGATGCAACAGGGTGGGTGGGCCACCCAGAAGCTCGGGGACATGGGCGCCGACGTGATCAAGATCGAGCCAGCGGGCGGGGAGCTCGTCCGGACCGCGCCCATCGAGGGGGAACTCCTCGAGGACGTCAGCCCGTACTTCCTCGCGATGAACCGCAACAAGCGCTCGATCACCCTCGACCTCAAGTCCGACGAGGGCAGGCAGGTCGCCGAGGAGATCATCGGGGAAGCAGACGCGCTCGTCGAGAACTTCCGCCCGGGTGTCATGGAGAAGTTCGGTCTCGGGTACGAGGACGTCCGCGACGTCAACGAGAACATCGTCTACGTGTCGGCGTCCGGGTTCGGGGCGGACGGCCCGTACGCGGAACGGCCCGGCCAGGACATCCTCGCGCAAGCGATGAGCGGACTCGTCCAGAACACGGGCCGGAAGCAGGACCCACCGACGCCCGCCGGCTCGTTCATCTGCGACGCCCACTCCGCGAACACCATCGCGCTCCACACCGTCGTCGCGTTGTTCCAGCGAGAGATGACCGGCCAGGGGCAGAAGATAGAGACGAACCTCCTCAACGCCGGCATCGACTTCCAGACCCAGGAGATCACGAGCGCCGTCAACATGGACGTCGAGGCCGAGCGCAGCGAGTCGGGCATCGGCCACGTCTACTCGGGCGCACCCTACGGCGTCTACGAGACCGCGGACGGCCACGTGGCGCTCTCGTTCGCGAACCTGCCGAGCATCGCGGACGAACTGGGCGTCGAGCCGCTCTGTGACTACAGCGACGGCCGGGAGGTGTACGAGCACCGCGACGAGGTCAAAGAACAGCTCGAAGCAGAGACGCGGTCGGTGCCGACCGACGAACTCATGGACCGTCTGCTCGACGCCGGGGCGTGGATAGCAGAGGTCAACGACTACCAGGACGCCGCGGACCACCCCCAGGTCCGGCACAACGACATGATCATCGAACTGGAGTACCCCGGCGTCGGGACGTTCGAGACGACCGGCGTCCCCGTCTCCATGTCGAACGCAGACGTGGAGTTCAGCGACCCTCCGGTGCCCGGCGAACAGACCGAGGAAGTTCTCGCGGAACTCGGTTACGACGACGACGAGATCGCGGACCTCGAGGAGAACGGCGTCACCGCGAGCGAAGGCGGCACGCGAACCCAGTAA
- a CDS encoding oxidoreductase, with protein sequence MDLEIEGDSALVTASSSGLGKAAATRLAEEGANVVLNGRDEDRLQDAVEEVREVAEGDVVGHAADLTDADAITTLVDRTVEEFGGLDHLVTNAGGPPSGPFLETTDEEWYDAYDLLVMSVVRLVRESAEHLQEGDGGTIVTIASRSVKEAIPSLVLSNAVRMGVVGLEKTLSKELAPEIRANAVLPAPHETDRTVELIEQGVERGEYESYEQGLEERGAPIPLGRIGDPMELGDAVAYLSSERSSFINGVAIPVDGGLGASNL encoded by the coding sequence ATGGATTTGGAAATCGAGGGCGATAGTGCACTCGTAACGGCGTCCAGTAGCGGACTCGGGAAGGCGGCGGCGACCCGCCTCGCCGAGGAGGGGGCGAACGTCGTACTCAACGGCCGTGACGAAGACCGCCTCCAGGACGCGGTCGAGGAGGTCCGGGAGGTCGCCGAGGGTGACGTCGTCGGGCACGCCGCCGACCTAACCGACGCGGACGCCATAACCACGCTCGTGGACCGGACCGTCGAGGAGTTCGGCGGCCTCGACCACCTCGTGACGAACGCGGGTGGGCCGCCGAGCGGGCCGTTTCTGGAGACGACCGACGAGGAGTGGTACGACGCCTACGACCTGCTCGTCATGAGCGTCGTTCGACTCGTCCGCGAGTCCGCCGAGCACCTCCAGGAGGGCGACGGCGGCACCATCGTCACCATCGCATCACGCAGCGTCAAAGAGGCGATCCCGTCGCTCGTACTGTCGAACGCCGTCCGCATGGGTGTCGTGGGACTGGAGAAGACACTCTCGAAAGAACTGGCGCCCGAAATCCGCGCCAACGCTGTTCTCCCAGCGCCCCACGAGACCGACCGGACGGTCGAGCTCATCGAACAGGGCGTCGAGCGCGGCGAGTACGAGTCCTACGAACAGGGCCTCGAGGAGCGAGGCGCGCCCATCCCGCTCGGGCGCATCGGCGACCCGATGGAACTCGGGGACGCCGTCGCGTACCTCTCCTCGGAGCGGTCGAGTTTCATCAACGGCGTCGCGATACCCGTCGACGGCGGCCTCGGGGCGTCGAACCTGTAA